One Chryseobacterium sp. StRB126 genomic region harbors:
- a CDS encoding choice-of-anchor L domain-containing protein: MAFLLTSASVFSQVGPSRKPAKIKPTGASLKAGNFIDVNVAPYPATGYFPEQLVKDILINGGSTCTTANITNVTVSPNHTIFDDNRFWGYFNRGTANFPFKDGIVLTTGYAKDAGNSFNDDMSKEPGSGSDPDLVAATNATVELKDAVALEFDFVPNSTQVRFNYIFASEEYSGGYPCTGFSDAFALLLKKVGDPTYTNLAVLPGGAGPVSATNIVPAGPNFSCGPINEAYFGGINTPHLGINYAGRTIPLTAIATVIPGETYHFKMVIADAKDHSLDSAVFLEGGSFDIGVKIVDETGANLPPTINMCDNAPKTLKAQLELVPGMTFQWYKDGVLIPGATNVAYVTTEPGVYSIKVMVPGSQCPGEAKITVIGGTSPTVQNAVLKLCTTPTVTTFNLETAIPMITTTPGAVTRFYTTLSDAQAQNNSYIKNITTYDGTDGQVLHVLVTNGGFCSRMATLTLNKEATPTAGLNVAKLKICLGESVLMTATGGVTYEWKDTASVTDGTRTVSPTKTTTYSVYAIGAQGCKSAKPAEVTVEVVPAIVSVLKGGHICEGDRIVLDAGSGPGYTYEWNTGETAQSISVNKPGEYTVTINNGVCSKEFKTQVIKAVVPQIININYNDRGTMILTASNPSNGILEYSVDNGLTWQASNIFANVPKNEIISIRVRVKNTSCVGFIEYFTFVMKNVITPNGDNINDLIDFRGIIGYKDFSGKIFDRYGKEVFKAEKVRPYWDGYFQGKRLPSSSYWYQVTFEDPASKLLTVKTGWILLKNIE, from the coding sequence TTGGCTTTTTTACTAACTTCTGCTTCAGTATTCTCACAGGTTGGTCCTAGCAGAAAGCCTGCAAAAATAAAACCTACAGGGGCAAGTTTGAAAGCCGGAAATTTTATAGATGTGAATGTTGCGCCTTATCCAGCAACAGGTTATTTCCCGGAACAGCTGGTAAAAGATATTCTGATTAATGGGGGAAGTACCTGTACAACAGCAAATATTACCAATGTTACAGTATCTCCTAATCATACCATATTTGATGACAATAGATTTTGGGGGTATTTTAACAGAGGAACTGCAAATTTTCCTTTTAAGGATGGAATTGTATTAACTACCGGTTATGCAAAAGATGCAGGAAATAGCTTTAATGATGATATGAGTAAAGAGCCTGGTTCAGGAAGTGATCCTGATCTTGTGGCTGCTACTAATGCCACGGTAGAATTGAAAGATGCCGTAGCGCTTGAATTCGACTTTGTTCCTAATTCTACTCAGGTAAGATTCAATTATATATTTGCTTCTGAGGAATATTCCGGAGGTTATCCATGTACAGGTTTCTCGGATGCATTTGCACTTTTGCTGAAAAAAGTAGGTGATCCTACTTATACTAATTTAGCAGTTCTACCTGGAGGTGCCGGGCCGGTGAGTGCTACGAATATTGTTCCAGCAGGACCTAACTTCTCTTGTGGTCCTATTAATGAGGCTTATTTTGGAGGGATTAATACCCCTCACTTAGGAATCAATTATGCTGGAAGAACTATTCCTTTGACTGCTATTGCGACTGTAATTCCTGGAGAAACTTATCATTTCAAAATGGTAATCGCAGATGCTAAAGATCATAGCCTGGATTCTGCTGTTTTCCTGGAAGGAGGATCATTTGATATCGGGGTTAAAATTGTAGATGAAACCGGGGCAAACCTTCCACCTACTATCAATATGTGTGATAATGCTCCTAAGACATTAAAAGCTCAGTTGGAATTGGTTCCGGGAATGACTTTCCAGTGGTATAAAGATGGAGTTTTAATTCCAGGAGCAACCAATGTTGCTTATGTTACCACTGAGCCGGGAGTGTATTCCATAAAAGTAATGGTCCCTGGAAGCCAGTGTCCGGGAGAAGCTAAAATTACCGTTATAGGAGGAACAAGCCCCACAGTACAAAATGCTGTTCTTAAGCTTTGTACAACCCCTACTGTTACTACTTTTAATCTAGAGACTGCAATCCCTATGATAACGACAACACCGGGAGCGGTAACCCGTTTTTATACGACTCTGTCAGATGCACAGGCTCAAAATAATAGCTATATTAAAAATATAACCACTTACGACGGAACAGATGGCCAGGTGTTACATGTTCTTGTAACTAATGGCGGATTTTGTAGTAGAATGGCAACGCTTACTCTGAATAAGGAAGCAACTCCTACTGCCGGTCTTAATGTTGCAAAACTGAAGATATGTTTAGGAGAATCTGTATTAATGACAGCAACAGGTGGGGTAACCTATGAATGGAAAGATACCGCTTCTGTTACAGATGGAACAAGAACCGTGAGTCCAACCAAAACAACAACCTATTCTGTATATGCTATCGGAGCTCAGGGATGTAAATCTGCAAAGCCGGCAGAAGTTACTGTAGAGGTGGTGCCAGCCATTGTTTCTGTGTTAAAGGGTGGTCATATTTGTGAAGGAGACAGAATTGTTTTAGATGCAGGTTCTGGTCCGGGATATACCTACGAATGGAATACAGGTGAAACAGCACAGTCTATTTCAGTAAATAAACCGGGAGAATATACAGTAACCATCAATAATGGAGTTTGTTCTAAAGAATTTAAAACGCAGGTTATAAAAGCTGTGGTCCCTCAAATTATTAATATTAATTATAATGATAGAGGAACAATGATTCTTACGGCAAGTAACCCTAGTAATGGGATATTGGAATATTCTGTAGATAACGGACTTACATGGCAGGCTTCCAATATATTTGCAAATGTGCCTAAAAATGAAATCATTTCCATTCGTGTTAGAGTGAAGAATACAAGCTGTGTAGGCTTTATTGAATACTTTACTTTTGTGATGAAAAATGTAATTACTCCGAATGGTGATAATATTAATGATCTTATTGATTTCAGAGGAATAATCGGATATAAGGATTTCAGTGGTAAAATTTTTGACCGTTACGGAAAAGAAGTGTTCAAGGCGGAGAAAGTAAGGCCGTATTGGGATGGTTACTTCCAAGGTAAACGATTGCCATCTTCATCATATTGGTACCAGGTTACCTTTGAAGACCCTGCGAGCAAATTGCTAACTGTGAAAACAGGTTGGATCCTGCTTAAAAATATAGAATAA